DNA sequence from the Myxococcus guangdongensis genome:
CACCGAGTCCGTGCGGTGCGTCTTGCCTCCCGCCGTCATCTCCGCGGGCGGAATCGTCAGCTTCCCCGTCCGGTTCGCCCGGAGCGTCATCACGTACTTGGTGACCTCCTGGATGTTGGCGGGACCACCGCCGGACCACGACACCGAGCGCTGGGTGCTGCGCGAGCTGTTGAGCACCTCGAAGTCGTCCGACTGCGGCAGCCGGACCTTGGCGTCCGGGGGCGCGTCCGCCGTCACCACCGTGAGGCGGAAGGTGTCCTCGCTGCCGACCTCGGTCCGGTCCACCGTCTGGTAGAACTCGAGGCCCGCCGCCCACGCCGGCCCCGAGACCAGCAGGGCCAGCACGGCCAACACCACCCCGGCGCCGAAGCTACCAGTCCTTCTCATTGGGCTTCCTCTGCTTCTTCTTCTGCTGGAAACGCCAGAGCTGGAGATTCTTCTCGTTCTGCTTCATCGCATCCAACAGGCGCTCCGCCTCCTGCTGGTCCAGGTCCGACGGGCTCACGCCCGCATCCGCGCCCGACGACTCCGAGTCACCCTCCGACTCGCTGCCGCCATCCGTCCCGCCATCTCCCGGGTCGCCATCTCCGTCATCGTCGCCGCCATCCGCGCCACCGTCGCTGCCGCCATCCCCCTTCTGAGGAGGCCCCTGGTCGCCGCCGTCGCCGCCATCCGCGCCGCCGTCCCCTCCGCCGTCCGCGCCACCGTCGCCGCCGCCATCCGCGCCGCCGTCACTGCCTCCGTCCTCCATCCCGCCGTCGGTGCCACCATCCGCGCCGCCGTCGGTGCCGCCGTCCACCGGCGCGCCGCCGTCCGCCTTGGTGCCGCCATCCTCGCCACCATCCGGTCGCCCGCCATCCGTCCCGGAGTCTCCCCCACCGTCCGTTCCTCCATCCGCCGAGTTGTCCTGCGGCGGAGGCAGGTTGCGCAGCACCACCTCGTAGTTGTGCCGGGCCTGGATGTCCTGCGGGTCCAGGGTCAGCGCGCGTCGGTAGGACTTCAGCGCCTCCACCCGGTCCCCCGTCGTGGCCGCGAGGTTGCCCAGGTTGTACCAGGCCTTCTGTCGCAGGTCGGGCCGGTTGGACTCCGTCACGCCGCGGAACACCTCCTGCGCGTCCTTCACCCGGCCCAGCTTCGCCAGCGCGTCGCCCCGGTTGAAGTCCACCGTCGGGTCGTGCGGACGCTCCTTCTTCGCCTCCTCGAAGGCCTTCAGCGCCTCCTCGTAGTTGCCCGCGAGGTACGCCTCACGCCCCTTCTGGACCATCGGATGGTCGCGCTCCAGCGGCCCCGCGCCGAGCGCCGTCCACGGCAGCACCAGCACGCACGCAAGCCCCATCCACCGTGAGAGCCGCGCGCTCATGGCGTCGACCTCCGGCGCGTGGACGGCAAGAGCACCATGCCCAACACGAGCAGCACCAACCCGGGCACCGCGAAGGTCTGGAAGCGCTCGTCGTAGCGGACCGTCACCCGGCTCTCCAGCTCACTCTTCTGCATCTGGTCGATGCGCTCCACCACCTGCCCCATGGCCACGCCGCGCGGCTGGAAGAAGAACGCGCCCCCCGTGGCCTCCGCGATGGCCGTCAGCCCCGCGCGGTCCAGGCGGGTAATCACCGTCTCGCCCGCGCCGTCCTTCTTGTAGTCCACGAACTCGCCGCGCCTGTCGTACACGGGGATGGGCTCGCCGGACTCGGAGCCCACGCCCACCGTCAGCACCTGCACGCCCGCTTCCTTCAGCGCGTCGCTGGCCTCGCCCACCTCGCCGACCAGGTCCTCGCCGTCCGACAAGAGCACCACCACGCGCTCCTTCGAGCCGCGGTCCGCGTTGTCCAGCACCTGCTTGGCCAGCCGGAGCGCCGAGCCCACGTTGGTGCCGCCCTGGGGCATCACCTCCGGGTCCACCGCGCGCAGGAACAGCTTCACCGCCGAGTAGTCCGACGTCAGCGGCGACTGGATGAACGCATCCCCCGCGAAGACCACCAGGCCCACGCGGTCGCCCTTGAGCTCGTCGAGCAGCGTCGTCAGCTCCAGTTTGGCGCGCTCCAGCCGGCTGGGCTGCACGTCGCGCGCGAGCATGGACTTGGACGCATCCAGCGCCACCACCACGTCGATGCCGCGCCGCTTGGTCAACTCGCTCTTCGTTCCACACTGCGGCTGCGCCAGCGCGAAGCCGAACAGCATGAGCCCCAGGCCGTACAGCCCGCCCTGCG
Encoded proteins:
- a CDS encoding tetratricopeptide repeat protein translates to MSARLSRWMGLACVLVLPWTALGAGPLERDHPMVQKGREAYLAGNYEEALKAFEEAKKERPHDPTVDFNRGDALAKLGRVKDAQEVFRGVTESNRPDLRQKAWYNLGNLAATTGDRVEALKSYRRALTLDPQDIQARHNYEVVLRNLPPPQDNSADGGTDGGGDSGTDGGRPDGGEDGGTKADGGAPVDGGTDGGADGGTDGGMEDGGSDGGADGGGDGGADGGGDGGADGGDGGDQGPPQKGDGGSDGGADGGDDDGDGDPGDGGTDGGSESEGDSESSGADAGVSPSDLDQQEAERLLDAMKQNEKNLQLWRFQQKKKQRKPNEKDW
- a CDS encoding VWA domain-containing protein; translation: MTPVEPWRFTVLGYQAGLAQPVFLGLVLVGALLGLLALMLSLRRRSRVRAVLHERHAERFTAGISVWRPATQGGLYGLGLMLFGFALAQPQCGTKSELTKRRGIDVVVALDASKSMLARDVQPSRLERAKLELTTLLDELKGDRVGLVVFAGDAFIQSPLTSDYSAVKLFLRAVDPEVMPQGGTNVGSALRLAKQVLDNADRGSKERVVVLLSDGEDLVGEVGEASDALKEAGVQVLTVGVGSESGEPIPVYDRRGEFVDYKKDGAGETVITRLDRAGLTAIAEATGGAFFFQPRGVAMGQVVERIDQMQKSELESRVTVRYDERFQTFAVPGLVLLVLGMVLLPSTRRRSTP